A window from Pseudoliparis swirei isolate HS2019 ecotype Mariana Trench chromosome 17, NWPU_hadal_v1, whole genome shotgun sequence encodes these proteins:
- the zgc:172136 gene encoding FERM domain-containing protein 6, translated as MSTSIKQERTICVLLPNKDQLDITVGPKSTGQDVFNRVAELLGIKQLHFFGLTVVRDNEHIFLDMDEKLTKYFPKEWKQDFGRGILKRPLPLVLCLKVQYYIENGRLVCERKARHLYYSDLRERVLRSECRQQEEVYFQLAGYALQADLGDHPMPREDMEVTPYFGTKEYFPPWIVAKRGLNYLLCHGPKVHQELWGMSTREAMLLFIKESCRLEDVPVTFYKLQKDKKAERGTAMLGLTLRGMQVYQEVNNMRQLLYDFPWSNVGRLTFLGKKFEIQPDGLPSARNLVYYTGSSFRSRHLLLHLSSSHRLYLSLQPALKRIRLLEESEDKKRYRESYISDDLDLDPPGSESSPGLSRHSTISSGIEADARQHSISTEMASTEEKGQRQAGKCFGSASSSRTSGFDTGSKARIDDEGWQEEEIKNNIGSPKEVLVDDPDEMFQLADLLEGLSVDCSELSFESCSPENKACPPNSDEELWKLRNKDVLKQMLKSRAQVCVDRHSHSLDDVRLFPPLAPLGTTLPPDSSHSYTFGLPDASTNAKTLVDHSYYPILHCQAKPSFYGRRSTNCLSLDMLSDEQFLEFIL; from the exons ATGTCCACCTCGATAAAGCAGGAGAGAACCATTTGTGTTCTCCTCCCCAACAAAGACCAGCTGGACATCACTGTTGGG CCAAAGTCCACCGGGCAGGATGTTTTTAATCGAGTGGCTGAGCTTCTTGGAATCAAACAGCTGCATTTTTTTGGCCTCACAGTGGTGAGGG ACAATGAGCACATCTTTTTAGACATGGACGAGAAACTCACGAAATACTTTCCGAAGGAATGGAAGCAAGATTTTGGAAGG GGAATACTGAAGAGACCCCTGCCTCTCGTGCTCTGCCTCAAAGTGCAGTACTACATAGAAAACGGTAGACTTGTTTG TGAACGTAAGGCACGACATCTCTACTACTCTGACTTGCGGGAGCGGGTGCTTCGCTCTGAATGTCGCCAGCAGGAAGAAGTGTACTTCCAGCTGGCAGGTTACGCCTTGCAGGCCGATCTCGGTGACCACCCGATGCCCAGGGAGGATATGGAGGTCACTCCTTACTTTGGAACCAAGGAGTACTTTCCCCCTTGG ATCGTAGCTAAGCGTGGATTGAACTACCTCCTCTGCCATGGGCCCAAGGTGCATCAGGAGCTGTGGGGCATGTCGACTCGGGAGGCCATGCTGCTCTTCATCAAGGAGTCGTGTCGACTGGAGGATGTGCCCGTCACATTTTACAAACTGCAAAAG GACAAAAAGGCAGAGAGAGGAACGGCAATGCTCGGTCTGACCCTGCGAGGAATGCAAGTTTATCAG GAAGTAAACAACATGCGACAGCTGCTGTATGACTTCCCCTGGTCAAATGTTGGACGTCTCACCTTCCTG GGTAAGAAATTTGAGATCCAGCCAGATGGCCTGCCATCAGCCAGGAACCTGGTGTACTACACTGGGTCATCGTTTCGCTCTCGCCACCTTCTCCTGCACCTGAGCAGCAGCCATCGCCTCTACCTCAGCCTCCAGCCTGCCCTCAAACGCATACGCCTGCTGGAGGAGAGCGAAG ATAAAAAACGTTACAGAGAGTCATACATCAGTGATGACCTGGACTTGGACCCCCCCGGCAGTGAGAGCAGCCCTGGTCTGTCCCGACACTCAACCATCAGCTCTGGAATTGAAGCTGACGCCCGACAACACAGCATCTCCACAGAGATGGCCTCCACGGAGGAGAAGGGTCAGCGGCAAGCAGGGAAGTGTTTCGGCTCAGCATCCAGCTCCCGTACCTCTGGGTTCGACACTGGCAGTAAGGCTCGAATAGACGATGAGGGGTGGCAAGAGGAAG agaTCAAAAACAATATTGGAAGTCCAAAGGAGGTCCTTGTGGATGATCCTGATGAGATGTTCCAGTTGGCTGATCTTCTCGAAGGATTGTCAGTGGATTGTTCAGAATTGTCCTTCGAGTCTTGCTCACCAG AAAACAAAGCATGTCCCCCAAACAGTGATGAAGAACTCTGGAAATTACGGAACAAGGATGTGTTAAAACAG ATGCTGAAATCTAGGGCACAAGTCTGCGTGGATCGCCACAGCCACAGTCTAGATGATGTACGCTTGTTTCCACCTCTGGCACCCCTGGGAACAACActgcctcctgactcctcccacagCTATACCTTTGGCCTCCCAGATGCctcaacaaatgcaaagaccCTTGTTGATCATAGTTATTACCCTATTTTGCACTGCCAAGCCAAACCTTCCTTCTATGGCCGCAGGTCTACCAACTGCCTCTCCCTGGACATGTTAAGTGATGAACAGTTCCTGGAATTCATTCTTTAA